In one Ochotona princeps isolate mOchPri1 chromosome 16, mOchPri1.hap1, whole genome shotgun sequence genomic region, the following are encoded:
- the LOC101516703 gene encoding vomeronasal type-1 receptor 4-like has protein sequence MLPRDIAFGVFLLVQIGVGVVGNSFLFMLYTYIFFTQPHLKKTIDVIFIHLTSVNILTITFRVVPDITSSFGVRHLLDTVGCKAVLCLYRVTRGVSICTTSLLSVFQAITVSPGHSKWAWLKPKLPSWILPSFLCFWIANMVFWIYVNDSVTANLNVTVVGRGFVHAYCHNRQAEGHRSVSLFVVMVIHDVLFVTLMVRSSLYMVCILYRHRRRAWHIHSRSLSSQTSPESKATHTVLLLVFCFMFFYFSNNVATFYLFYRPEKNPEMEKITGIIASCYPTICPFVLMTNNKMISSLLPPMQR, from the coding sequence ATGCTTCCAAGGGACATCGCATTTGGGGTTTTCCTCTTAGTTCAAATTGGTGTTGGTGTTGTTGGGAACTCATTTCTCTTCATGTTGTATACGTACATCTTCTTCACACAGCCTCACCTGAAGAAGACCATAGACGTGATTTTCATACACCTGACATCTGTCAATATTTTGACCATCACTTTCAGAGTGGTACCAGATATCACATCATCCTTTGGAGTAAGACATCTTCTGGACACTGTGGGTTGTAAAGCAGTTCTGTGCCTGTACAGAGTCACCCGGGGTGTTTCCATCTGCACTACGTCTCTGCTGAGTGTGTTTCAGGCCATCACTGTCAGCCCCGGTCATTCTAAATGGGCGTGGCTGAAACCTAAGCTCCCCAGCTGGATTCTCCCCTCTTTCCTGTGCTTCTGGATTGCTAACATGGTGTTCTGGATCTATGTCAATGACTCTGTAACAGCCAACTTGAACGTCACTGTCGTTGGTCGGGGATTTGTTCATGCATATTGTCACAACAGGCAGGCTGAAGGTCACCGCTCAGTGTCCCTTTTCGTTGTCATGGTGATCCATGACGTCCTGTTTGTGACTCTGATGGTCAGGAGCAGCCTGTACATGGTGTGTATCCTCTACAGACACCGCAGGAGAGCCTGGCACATCCACAGCCGCAGCCTTTCTTCTCAGACATCTCCTGAAAGCAAAGCCACCCACACGGTCCTTTTGCTGGTATTTTGCTTTATGTTCTTTTATTTCTCCAACAACGTTGCcaccttttatttgttttatagacCTGAGAAAAATCCAGAAATGGAAAAGATTACTGGGATAATCGCTTCATGTTACCCAACCATCTGTCCTTTTGTGCTGATGACAAATAATAAAATGATCTCCAGTCTACTTCCCCCCATGCAAAGGTGA
- the ZSWIM9 gene encoding LOW QUALITY PROTEIN: uncharacterized protein ZSWIM9 (The sequence of the model RefSeq protein was modified relative to this genomic sequence to represent the inferred CDS: inserted 11 bases in 7 codons; deleted 2 bases in 1 codon; substituted 2 bases at 2 genomic stop codons) has translation MATDMQNLSSQVPECPVWTCGPSGLAGPSRGADAAAELSSGVESVKLVFVEDXAMVETVFFLSSRTXSLLRHFPRTLLVDRLPDLLGVLDPLAVLCVDGAGRARQTACCMARPGTPSLLRXSCRCCGSEVRQLLPGALAQICRAQGVETLFSKAQELTRPPGHRRWSRLXGLAGTASPAAYTEALAELYFERNSALRRDEWVRFRACEASGDLDACALVHGHSWRLLRRLSPSCGVAQCLRDLVVMQWADVVRWHLXGPDCGGPWLEAEPGSGLGAEKEKARIPEMVELGSPRRLEIQSRKVTHMEKALEWPPENGDPWGPPWXEEGRRDWEVTEERLRLGVKRSGDLEEDVVFQLGDTRVAGGENRGEGVPRRAGAQSRAWPEMHGGGRKKSTGAREKEEMDWKPLAQFCAACGTEXMAEELALARQHXTRGYHRTGSGLALKDGSSVFFLDQSLTRCSCSTHAARHLPSEXLLTGAALFPVDLLRDC, from the exons ATGGCCACGGACATGCAGAACTTGTCGTCTCAGGTGCCCGAGTGTCCCGTGTGGACATGTGGTCCGAGTGGgctggctgggcccagcaggggtgCGGATGCAGCCGCTGAGCTCAGCTCTGGGGTGGAATCG GTGAAACTGGTGTTTGTGGAGGA TGCCATGGTGGAGACCGTGTTCTTTCTGAGCTCTCGGA ACAGCCTGCTGCGGCACTTCCCACGCACGCTTCTGGTGGACCGGCTGCCGGACCTGCTGGGCGTGCTGGATCCGCTGGCCGTGTTGTGCGTGGACGGCGCAGGGCGCGCGCGCCAGACTGCCTGTTGCATGGCGCGCCCGGGCACGCCAAGCCTGCTTC GCTCTTGTCGCTGCTGCGGCAGCGAGGTGCGCCAGCTGTTGCCAGGCGCGCTTGCGCAGATCTGCCGCGCGCAAGGTGTTGAGACGCTCTTCAGCAAGGCGCAGGAGCTGACCCGGCCGCCAGGACACCGCCGGTGGTCGCGCCTCTGAGGCCTCGCAGGTACCGCCTCACCTGCCGCCTACACTGAGGCTCTGGCTGAGCTGTACTTTGAGCGCAACTCGGCACTCCGGCGCGACGAGTGGGTGCGCTTCCGCGCCTGCGAGGCGTCTGGCGATCTGGACGCGTGCGCCCTGGTGCATGGGCACAGCTGGCGGCTGCTGCGCCGCCTAAGCCCCTCGTGCGGCGTGGCGCAGTGTCTCCGCGATCTGGTGGTTATGCAGTGGGCTGACGTGGTGAGGTGGCACCT AGGCCCCGACTGCGGGGGGCCATGGCTGGAGGCTGAGCCAGGGAGTGGTCTCGGAGCCGAGAAGGAGAAGGCAAGAATCCCGGAGATGG TGGAGCTGGGAAGCCCCCGGAGGCTGGAAATCCAGAGTCGGAAGGTCACACACATGGAGAAGGCCCTGGAGTGGCCCCCTGAGAACGGAGACCCCTGGGGACCCCCTTGGTGAGAGGAGGGGCGGAGGGACTGGGAGGTCACAGAggagaggctgaggctgggggtcAAAAGAAGCGGTGACCTGGAGGAGGACGTT GTGTTCCAGCTGGGGGACACGAGGGtggctggaggggagaacagaggagaggggGTGCCCCGGAGGGCGGGCGCCCAGAGCAGAGCCTGGCCAGAGATGCA CgggggaggaaggaaaaagtCCACCGgagccagagagaaggaggagatggACTGGAAGCCGCTGGCCCAGTTCTGCGCCGCCTGCGGGACGGA GATGGCCGAGGAGCTGGCGCTCGCCAGGCAGC GCACCCGGGGCTACCACCGGACAGGGTCTGGCCTCGCTCTGAAGGACGGCAGCTCGGTCTTCTTCCTTGACCAGTCTCTGACTCGCTGCAGCTGCTCCACCCACGCGGCCCGCCATCTCCCCTCAGA CCTCCTCACTGGAGCAGCCTTATTCCCTGTGGATCTGCTCAGGGATTGCTAG